CAGATGGTCCCCGTGTGGTACCTCCCATCACGGTTGTCTCCCTTGGTAAATGCGTGTCGCCGGGAGGTTTCGTATTCACGGGCATTAAGTATCCGTTCACTTTCAGGGGCGTGTCTCCGCTGTTTGGTGGAGGATGTGTCTCATCTTGATTCATATTGTCATCaactatattttgtttgctACCATCTTGTATTCTGTTTGTTCTTCTACAACAATATAATGGTACGTCGAGTTGACTTTTAgcattactaaaaataaagtCATTTCTTTCTCTATTGTTTAGCATAATATACTAAGATTGTACCTCTCACTGCTTgttcttttattcttttattatttattataccaTACATTTACTTTGATAGGATGACCTACTcgtctaaaaaaatatatacttttatttgtattaaacatgataaaacaagaaaacactGGTTCACATTTGAAGTAACTTACCTGGTCAACCACTTGCGAATCCCAAAAACTGCCAGTGGCGTAAGGCCTGCCACAACAATACAGCATATCACCACAGCCGCGATCTCTCCACCTTATAATAAGAAATAAGAAACACGTACATTAACACACCAACATGACAgtattgtaacgtgcgacgctaaacaaacaccaacaaatcccttcagagaaaagcatgccaCCGGTCTTTAtgtacactaacttctctattcacacagagcccgggcattgctaatttgcatattaccaaccaagtcaACATCCGTTCTATAAACGTACTTCCGTTTCTAACGAAAtgctatgaacgcacatccgccgacTACAGCGGACTGTTACATTACTTTGTCGGGGAAACTCAAGAGTAAgacaactccgttccggcagttgtcaatatcccaccgctgccaccatttgtaacgtgcgacgctaaacaaacaccaacagatcccttcagagaaaagcatgctcgaccctgaaggggtccaccggtctttatatacactaacttctctattcacaCAGAGGCCGGGCATTGCTTATTGCGGGCCGCTCATAGTTGTACTGAAACCTGgaagaagtgtttaatataaactgtatTTGTGCATAGactaatgttttaccaaaatatgtCTCTTTTAATTCCTTCATAGCCTTGACTCGACATCAGCCAGcaccaacttcaaaatatttacatagtAGATCTGTCTGTGGGCCCGCTGTGATACtttgtatcacagtttttcttgtttgcatattaccaacatAGTTAACATCCGttctatgaacgtacttccgtttataaCGGAATGCTATGAACGCACATGCGTCGACTACAGCGAACCGTTACAGTAGTATTCGCCGATTGGCGTGAATAAgtgtgtttttcaaaatatttcaacctTTTGAAAAGTAAATCTCTGACCCACATACACTGTTACGCCATTCGATGTTTGTAAAGAACGTTACGCACAGAACAAAAAACAAGAAGAATATCCGTTTTAAATCTGAATACTATGAACAATTGAGTTTTAAAATCGCAAACATAGCAACACCTGTTAACTTCCGCGGGGAATCTTCAGTTACTTCTGAGGATGTTGTTGCTTCTTGTTGCGTCACAGCATTCATTAATGACGTCACcgtctgtgttgttgttgttgttgtagtagaagtagtagtcgTTTCTTGTGACGTAACAGTTGTCGGTGGCTCAGTTTGTGATGTCGGCCCGGCAACGTTGCACGTTGCACAACATTCACTTGGGTCATTGTATGTTATACAGAGCAAAGACAAACAAGCGGAAGCTGTGTCCCCGTACCTGCACTCTACAGaaatttatgattgttattagcataaacgaaatataaataacaaaacaccTAAATTAGTTTGCAGAATGTACTAACATGATGTTTAGATTGTTCGCACCATATCtttgcatttaaacaataaggattcattgaacgttttgaattGTTTCATTACGTTtccaaatgaaattaataatacagGCGGGCAGGTTCGTGCCTTTCTCGGTGACGTTTACAAGGAAATAACGTCAATGTAGTTAAAATGATGTAACAGAGATCGTACGTGTGTCTGTCGTCTCCGCTCCGTTACAGGAATCACAGCACTGCGTTTCAAACGCGGCGTCGTAACACTCGCCGTTGTTAGCCGCCACCAATACAGCGCATGTCTGACCGTCACGCACCGTGCCTATGGCGTCACCGCTTGGACATGAAACTTATAATAAAGCAGTGTTTTTGTAGTTTAGCTTATCTttgtaattattgttaaaatcataAAGTAAGCGACCAGTGTCCGTTGTCGAGTTGGCACTTTACGTTGCACTGACGTTGGATTGTGGTTAAATAGTGTCACAACGACACCAACGTCCAACGTCGGACTGGGATCCAATCCTTACCTGAATAAAGTCAATGTCCATTTGATATCGCTTTCCGACATCAGTGTAATATTAATATTCAGACTTTACAGATGATATATCAACAAACTTATCTGTCGTTGGCCAAAACAACCACTGGCGGTTCCAGGGGAACGCACCCGCCTCCAACAAAAAACTGTCCAAGTTCACTTTTAACAATATACAATTACCATGAATTACGATATAGGAGAAAAGGGTAATAAAATACgtccaaaatgcaccatttcggactagaactTGTTAACCCATAATTGCcaactgtttaaaccaaataaattgcGGTTCAGAGGAAAGGCCGCTAATCGAAAGGTTATACCCTTAAGATACGACCCTCTTATGTAAAatcctggacccgcccctgACAACTGCTACGAGAAAAAACGTGGTGGATTTTATGTTAATCATGGCGTTTGTAGTTTGTGAACTGTGAAGATGACAGCAGCCTTATGCTTGATCGGTTTAtaatgaaacttgatcagagtAATTATCTTTATGAAATGTAGGTCGATTTCAAGTCCTGtcgggttagggttagggttcaTTCCTGtcgggttagggttagggttcaTTCCTGtcgggttagggttagggttcaTTCCTGTCGGGTTAGGGTTCATTCCTGtcgggttagggttagggttcaTTCCTGTCGGGTTAGGGTTCATTCCTGtcgggttagggttagggttcaTTCCTGtcgggttagggttagggttcaTT
This genomic stretch from Mya arenaria isolate MELC-2E11 chromosome 10, ASM2691426v1 harbors:
- the LOC128206542 gene encoding uncharacterized protein LOC128206542, with the translated sequence MIKRNIHILISIILVQMDMNRRHNGVIVLLMLEILLFTKSGLCAVSCPSGDAIGTVRDGQTCAVLVAANNGECYDAAFETQCCDSCNGAETTDTQCRYGDTASACLSLLCITYNDPSECCATCNVAGPTSQTEPPTTVTSQETTTTSTTTTTTTQTVTSLMNAVTQQEATTSSEVTEDSPRKLTGGEIAAVVICCIVVAGLTPLAVFGIRKWLTRRTNRIQDGSKQNIVDDNMNQDETHPPPNSGDTPLKVNGYLMPVNTKPPGDTHLPRETTVMGGTTRGPSEQSGLPNGAQYENIQHSDQIHCVSELDIGVSNEVKKNLFNMPLPPIDSGTTTHSVTV